One region of Anthonomus grandis grandis chromosome 22, icAntGran1.3, whole genome shotgun sequence genomic DNA includes:
- the LOC126748816 gene encoding inhibitor of growth protein 3 isoform X1: MLYLEDYLEMIEHLPQELRDRFTDMREMDLTIHNNMDELEKRGKAFFADCKKYQNSEIPPNLDEEFQAIRKEYYKTLEDADEKVHLSNQMYDLVDKYLRRLDSELHKFKCELEADNKGITEVLEKRSLELDTPAPAVSQKENRYDSVSSNNYTTQRYSRPRSEKRRDSNSSVSNQYAEKRQLQQIAMQTVSGGTSIAATPMSLPETRHMTSVTSHNVSAGTNGPSAAMSYGLGHHSLGAGNAIAAAASQAIAATQQMQQGRRTASLKASYEAINTSGHEFIPRELAGAAQTAIQAIQQDHANNKKKQKKYNNTSSSSSTSVQQMVSAQIQQPVAIQEVNTTEVDPVSVEVGSEEWTYDPNEPRYCLCNQVSYGDMVACDNEECPSEWFHYPCVNITAPPKGKWYCPQCTTTMKRRRKN, encoded by the exons ATGCTTTATTTGGAAGACTATTTAGAAA TGATCGAACATTTACCTCAAGAACTCAGGGACAGGTTCACTGATATGAGAGAAATGGACCTTACAATACACA ataatatggacgaattgGAAAAGAGGGGGAAAGCTTTTTTTGCCGACTGTAAAAAGTACCAAAATTCTGAAATTCCACCTAATTTAGACGAAGAGTTCCAGGCAATTAGAAAAGAGTATTATAAGACACTAGAGGATGCTGATGAAAAG GTTCATTTGTCAAACCAAATGTATGATTTGGTAGATAAGTACTTAAGAAGATTGGATTCAGAGCTTCACAAGTTTAAATGTGAATTAGAAGCAGATAATAAAGGTATTACAGAAGTATTGGAGAAAAGAAGCTTAGAGTTAGATACGCCCGCACCTGCCGTTAGTCAGAAGGAAAATAGATACGATAG TGTCAGCTCAAACAACTACACGACTCAGCGATATTCCCGTCCACGTAGCGAAAAACGGCGGGATAGTAATTCTTCTGTATCAAATCAGTATGCAGAAAAAAGACAATTGCAACAGATCGCGATGCAGACAGTCTCCGGCGGAACTTCAATAGCTGCTACCCCAATGTCATTGCCTGAAACCCGTCACATGACGTCTGTAACATCTCATAACGTATCGGCCGGAACGAACGGCCCTAGTGCCGCAATGTCATACGGATTGGGTCACCATAGCTTAGGTGCGGGAAATGCGATTGCGGCAGCTGCGTCCCAAGCTATCGCTGCTACACAACAA ATGCAGCAAGGAAGAAGAACAGCAAGTCTAAAAGCATCATATGAGGCTATCAACACGAGCGGACATGAGTTCATACCAAGGGAACTGGCAGGAGCTGCACAGACTGCCATTCAAGCGATCCAACAGGATCACGCaaacaataagaaaaaacaaaa gaaATACAATAATACATCGTCCTCTTCATCTACATCTGTTCAGCAAATGGTGTCAGCTCAGATCCAACAACCAGTCGCGATACAGGAAGTAAACACTACTGAAGTCGATCCTGTGTCTGTAGAAGTTGGAAGCGAGGAATGGACTTATGATCCCAATGAGCCAAGATATTGTCTGTGTAATCAGGTGTCCTACGGAGATATGGTTGCATGTGATAATGAAGAG TGTCCTTCAGAATGGTTTCACTATCCTTGTGTCAACATTACAGCACCTCCCAAAGGCAAATGGTACTGCCCACAATGTACCACTACAATGAAAAGACGAAGAAAAAACTAG
- the LOC126748738 gene encoding ubiquitin-like modifier-activating enzyme 1, giving the protein MSSAETVEGSVDPPSKKRKLNDTSASAAMANNGVASSSAGRSDIDEGLYSRQLYVLGHEAMRRMANSDVLISGLGGLGVEIAKNVILGGVKSVTLHDDQLVAISDLSSQFFLSEEEIGKNRAEACFKKLSELNSYVPTRAHTGALDEDFIKNFSVVVLTASSRNEQLRISEITHANNIALIIADTRGVFSQVFCDFGDSFTVVDTTGEPAVSAMVADISNDKEGVVTCIDDTRHGLEDGDYVTFSELEGITELNGCEPRPIKVLGPYTFSIGDTTNFSKYQRGGIVTQVKMPKKLHFKSLKESLKDPEYLIADFAKFDYPPQLHLAFTTLHLFIEKHGRVPKPWSNDDAADFVSIAKTNSASSGDTINEDLLETFAKVSAGDLCPMNAVIGGIVAQEVMKACSGKFHPIVQWLYFDAIETLPTDKSEITEELAKPQGSRYDGQIAVFGKDFQKKIAAQNYFVVGAGAIGCELLKNFAMMGLGTDGGSIIVTDMDLIEKSNLNRQFLFRPHDVQKPKSVTAAMAIKKMNPEVNVIAHENRVGPETENIYDDTFFEALDGVANALDNVDARIYMDRRCVYYRKPLLESGTLGTKGNTQVVVPFLTESYSSSQDPPEKSIPICTLKNFPNAIEHTLQWARDTFEGLFKHSAEKASQYLKDPEFMEQTLKLPGVQPLETLESLKAALVDGRPKNFEDCVAWARNYWQEQYSNQISQLLFNFPPDQLTSTGQLFWSGPKRCPQPLTFDINNPLHVDYVVAAANLKAQVYGLPTNRDREYIVDVISKVVVPEFIPKSGVKIAVTDSQMSINGNNVDVDRIMQIKKELPSREELSGLNLQPLEFEKDDDSNFHMDFIVAASNLRAINYKIPPADRHKSKLIAGKIIPAIATTTSVVAGLVCLELYKLIRSHKSLEPFKNGFVNLALPFFGFSEPIAAPEKEFGGNKWTLWDRFEIQGEMTLAEFLQYFQEKHNLEITMLSQGVCMLYSFFMQKSKAQERLGLTMAEVVKRVSKKKIEPHVKALVFELCCNDPDGEDVEVPYVKYNLG; this is encoded by the exons ATGTCTAGTGCTGAAACAGTAGAAGGCTCCGTCGATCCCCCATCCAAGAAGCGGAAGCTTAACG ACACATCAGCCAGTGCAGCCATGGCCAATAATGGTGTCGCGTCAAGTTCCGCGGGTCGCAGCGACATTGATGAGGGACTCTACTCCAGGCAGTTGTATGTGCTTGGACATGAAGCGATGAGAAGAATGGCCAATAGTGATGTTCTTATATCAGGTCTTGGCGGCCTTGGAGTCGAAATTGCAAAGAATGTAATTCTAG GTGGCGTTAAATCCGTAACTCTTCATGATGATCAACTTGTGGCCATCTCAGATTTAAGTTCACAATTCTTTCTTTCCGAAGAAGAAATCGGTAAGAACCGCGCGGAAGCATGCTTTAAGAAACTTTCGGAGCTGAACAGTTACGTACCTACGCGGGCGCATACAGGCGCACTTGATGAAGATTTCATTAAGAATTTCAGTGTAGTTGTTTTGACTGCATCATCTAGAAACGAACAGTTGAGAATCAGCGAAATAACGCACGCTAATAACATCGCTCTAATCATCGCAGATACTAGGGGAGTATTCTCACAGGTGTTCTGCGATTTTGGAGATAGTTTCACTGTTGTAGACACAACAGGAGAGCCGGCGGTTTCTGCTATGGTGGCAGATATTAGCAATGATAAAGAAGGCGTGGTTACTTGTATAGACGACACGAGGCATGGGCTGGAAGATGGCGATTACGTTACATTTTCGGAGCTAGAAGGCATTACAGAGTTAAACG gttGCGAGCCCAGACCAATTAAAGTTCTTGGTCCCTATACGTTCTCCATAGGAGACacaactaatttttcaaaatatcagcGAGGTGGTATCGTTACTCAAGTAAAAATGCCAAAGAAGTTGCACTTTAAATCTTTAAAGGAATCTCTTAAGGATCCAGAGTATTTGATTGCTGACTTTGCTAAGTTTGATTATCCTCCTCAGCTGCATTTAGCATTTACCACATTGCATTTATTCATAGAAAAGCATGGCCGAGTTCCAAAACCTTGGTCCAATGACGATGCGGCCGACTTTGTGTCTATTGCTAAAACCAATAGCGCCAGTAGTGGTGACACTATAAACGAAG ATTTACTCGAAACATTCGCCAAAGTCTCTGCCGGAGATTTATGCCCTATGAATGCTGTAATTGGCGGAATAGTCGCCCAAGAAGTGATGAAGGCTTGCTCTGGAAAGTTCCACCCTATTGTGCAATGGCTGTACTTCGATGCCATCGAAACTTTACCAACTGATAAATCAGAGATTACTGAAGAACTTGCTAAGCCGCAGGGTAGCCGATATGATGGGCAAATTGCAGTTTTTGGAAAGGATTTCCAGAAGAAGATTGCTGCTCAGAATTACTTCGTTGTTGGTGCGGGTGCAATTGGATGCGAATTGTTAAAGAACTTTGCCATGATGGGATTAGGAACCGATGGAGGATCTATAATAGTCACTGATATGGACCTTATTGAGAAGTCGAATCTTAATCGTCAATTCTTGTTCCGACCACATGACGTGCAGAAACCTAAGTCTGTTACTGCCGCCATGGCTATAAAGAAAATGAATCCCGAGGTCAACGTAATTGCTCACGAGAATCGTGTCGGTCCGGAAACTGAAAACATATATGATGATACATTCTTCGAAGCCTTAGATGGCGTAGCTAATGCTTTGGACAACGTCGATGCAAGGATTTATATGGATCGGCGATGTGTGTATTATCGCAAGCCTTTGCTGGAATCCGGTACATTGGGAACAAAAGGAAATACCCAGGTGGTTGTACCATTCCTTACTGAGTCATACAGTTCATCTCAAGATCCCCCGGAAAAAAGCATACCGATATGTACTTTAAAGAATTTCCCCAACGCAATTGAACATACTTTGCAATGGGCAAGAGACACTTTTGAAGGACTGTTTAAACACAGTGCAGAAAAAGCGTCCCAATATTTGAAGGATCCAGAATTTATGGAACAAACCCTAAAACTACCTGGTGTGCAACCCTTAGAAACCTTAGAATCGTTGAAAGCAGCTTTAGTTGATGGGAGGCccaaaaattttgaagattGTGTTGCTTGGGCGAGAAATTACTGGCAGGAGCAATACAGCAACCAGATAAGtcaacttttgtttaatttccCGCCAGATCAGCTGACCAGTACCGGTCAGTTGTTTTGGTCAGGTCCTAAACGTTGCCCACAACCTCTAACCTTTGACATTAATAACCCTTTGCATGTAGACTATGTAGTTGCTGCGGCAAATTTAAAAGCTCAAGTTTACGGCCTTCCTACAAACAGAGACAGAGAATATATTGTCGACGTTATTTCGAAAGTTGTGGTTCCAGAATTTATTCCTAAATCGGGTGTAAAGATTGCTGTTACCGATTCGCAAATGTCCATTAACGGAAACAACGTGGATGTAGATAGaattatgcaaattaaaaaagagtTGCCCTCTCGCGAGGAGTTAAGTGGATTAAACTTGCAACCTCTAGAGTTTGAAAAAGATGATGATTCAAACTTTCACATGGACTTTATCGTTGCCGCGTCGAACCTTAGAGCCATAAACTATAAAATACCACCAGCGGATAGGCATAAGTCAAAGCTAATTGCTGGTAAAATTATCCCAGCCATTGCAACAACGACTTCAGTTGTAGCCGGTCTGGTTTGTCTGGAACTTTACAAGTTAATACGATCACATAAGAGTCTGGAACCATTTAAGAACGGTTTTGTTAACTTGGCTCTACCATTTTTTGGATTTAGCGAACCGATTGCTGCCCCAGAAAAAGAGTTTGGCGGCAACAAATGGACCTTATGGGACAGATTCGAGATTCAAGGGGAAATGACACTGGCCGAATTCCTCCAATATTTTCAGGAGAAACATAATTTGGAGATAACGATGTTGTCACAAGGCGTATGCATGTTGTACTCGTTTTTCATGCAAAAATCAAAAGCGCAAGAGAGATTGGGTTTAACTATGGCAGAAGTAGTAAAGAGggtatcaaaaaagaaaattgaaccTCACGTTAAAGCGTTAGTATTCGAGTTGTGCTGCAACGATCCCGATGGGGAAGATGTTGAAGTACCCTACGTTAAATATAATCTCGGTTAA
- the LOC126748816 gene encoding inhibitor of growth protein 3 isoform X2 — protein MDELEKRGKAFFADCKKYQNSEIPPNLDEEFQAIRKEYYKTLEDADEKVHLSNQMYDLVDKYLRRLDSELHKFKCELEADNKGITEVLEKRSLELDTPAPAVSQKENRYDSVSSNNYTTQRYSRPRSEKRRDSNSSVSNQYAEKRQLQQIAMQTVSGGTSIAATPMSLPETRHMTSVTSHNVSAGTNGPSAAMSYGLGHHSLGAGNAIAAAASQAIAATQQMQQGRRTASLKASYEAINTSGHEFIPRELAGAAQTAIQAIQQDHANNKKKQKKYNNTSSSSSTSVQQMVSAQIQQPVAIQEVNTTEVDPVSVEVGSEEWTYDPNEPRYCLCNQVSYGDMVACDNEECPSEWFHYPCVNITAPPKGKWYCPQCTTTMKRRRKN, from the exons atggacgaattgGAAAAGAGGGGGAAAGCTTTTTTTGCCGACTGTAAAAAGTACCAAAATTCTGAAATTCCACCTAATTTAGACGAAGAGTTCCAGGCAATTAGAAAAGAGTATTATAAGACACTAGAGGATGCTGATGAAAAG GTTCATTTGTCAAACCAAATGTATGATTTGGTAGATAAGTACTTAAGAAGATTGGATTCAGAGCTTCACAAGTTTAAATGTGAATTAGAAGCAGATAATAAAGGTATTACAGAAGTATTGGAGAAAAGAAGCTTAGAGTTAGATACGCCCGCACCTGCCGTTAGTCAGAAGGAAAATAGATACGATAG TGTCAGCTCAAACAACTACACGACTCAGCGATATTCCCGTCCACGTAGCGAAAAACGGCGGGATAGTAATTCTTCTGTATCAAATCAGTATGCAGAAAAAAGACAATTGCAACAGATCGCGATGCAGACAGTCTCCGGCGGAACTTCAATAGCTGCTACCCCAATGTCATTGCCTGAAACCCGTCACATGACGTCTGTAACATCTCATAACGTATCGGCCGGAACGAACGGCCCTAGTGCCGCAATGTCATACGGATTGGGTCACCATAGCTTAGGTGCGGGAAATGCGATTGCGGCAGCTGCGTCCCAAGCTATCGCTGCTACACAACAA ATGCAGCAAGGAAGAAGAACAGCAAGTCTAAAAGCATCATATGAGGCTATCAACACGAGCGGACATGAGTTCATACCAAGGGAACTGGCAGGAGCTGCACAGACTGCCATTCAAGCGATCCAACAGGATCACGCaaacaataagaaaaaacaaaa gaaATACAATAATACATCGTCCTCTTCATCTACATCTGTTCAGCAAATGGTGTCAGCTCAGATCCAACAACCAGTCGCGATACAGGAAGTAAACACTACTGAAGTCGATCCTGTGTCTGTAGAAGTTGGAAGCGAGGAATGGACTTATGATCCCAATGAGCCAAGATATTGTCTGTGTAATCAGGTGTCCTACGGAGATATGGTTGCATGTGATAATGAAGAG TGTCCTTCAGAATGGTTTCACTATCCTTGTGTCAACATTACAGCACCTCCCAAAGGCAAATGGTACTGCCCACAATGTACCACTACAATGAAAAGACGAAGAAAAAACTAG